Proteins from one Chitinophaga oryzae genomic window:
- a CDS encoding DUF6770 family protein: MKHVIIACALLLSVIRSTHAQTRVFKEVGNEISSSMRAITQDGALVGYLVFTELEKADKDSFNYKLTIMDENLNDIGKVNFREMKLDLRSVAFEQDVLCLAYMKSNLLGYTYDHRRDKKDAIKKGYLAVYTQFIDLTGKMLKTNTIRVNTDLKGNFSNASTSIGSGGMKESLRVSNVNGKGFACFFGDDRGKFLYAYDKNGNQIWHKRVGLEDADYNMLVSGHDVYFLVHRSDPKAEGGFAIQGYGLDDSTTISRQYLKDKKGNPLRVLAFTNNPATGKPYVSGTIIDPRKGKGPVFLRSVAKGRYTGLFTLNIDGRGRDSIKPVYTYWKDQTALTNTRGRFNHNKSFLMAGPSFKDFSGNTYFTGTAAKRTINTGLVIAEAATLPLIIPPIYMLSLGGTRKFIARESMVLKQTPEGALSLDNSIAVANSRGIAAKIAMESMDNKSYYSLHSPEKKATYLIITEQKNITLYHVDAKKVIRTIPRKDGSIETLIFPAKEGHVLVAEYNKKEKSRKFSIEAL; this comes from the coding sequence ATGAAACATGTTATCATCGCATGCGCCCTGCTGCTGTCCGTCATCCGCAGCACCCATGCCCAAACCCGCGTATTCAAGGAAGTAGGCAACGAGATCTCCTCCTCTATGCGCGCCATCACCCAGGACGGCGCCCTGGTGGGCTACCTCGTTTTCACTGAACTGGAAAAAGCAGACAAAGACTCGTTCAACTACAAACTCACCATCATGGATGAGAACCTGAACGACATCGGAAAAGTAAACTTCCGCGAAATGAAGCTGGACCTCCGGTCGGTAGCATTCGAACAGGATGTGCTCTGCCTGGCTTACATGAAAAGTAACCTCCTCGGTTATACGTACGACCACCGCAGGGACAAAAAAGACGCTATCAAAAAAGGCTACCTGGCGGTATACACCCAGTTCATCGACCTGACCGGCAAAATGCTGAAAACAAACACCATCAGGGTAAACACAGACCTGAAAGGCAACTTCTCCAACGCCTCCACTTCCATCGGCTCCGGCGGCATGAAAGAATCCCTGCGGGTGAGTAACGTCAACGGCAAAGGCTTCGCCTGTTTCTTTGGCGACGACCGCGGAAAATTCCTCTATGCCTATGACAAAAACGGTAATCAGATCTGGCACAAAAGAGTAGGCCTCGAAGATGCCGACTACAACATGCTGGTCTCCGGTCATGATGTGTACTTCCTGGTCCATCGCAGCGACCCCAAAGCGGAAGGCGGCTTCGCCATCCAGGGTTATGGGCTCGATGACAGCACCACCATCTCCCGCCAATACCTGAAAGACAAGAAGGGAAACCCACTGCGCGTACTGGCCTTCACCAACAATCCTGCCACCGGAAAACCTTATGTGTCCGGTACCATTATCGACCCGCGTAAAGGCAAAGGGCCGGTATTTCTCCGCTCTGTTGCGAAAGGCCGTTACACCGGCCTGTTTACCCTCAACATCGACGGCCGTGGCCGCGACAGCATAAAACCTGTATATACCTATTGGAAAGACCAGACAGCGCTCACCAATACGAGAGGCCGTTTTAACCACAACAAATCCTTTCTGATGGCAGGCCCGTCTTTCAAAGACTTTTCCGGCAACACCTATTTCACCGGCACCGCAGCCAAACGTACCATCAACACCGGCCTGGTGATCGCCGAAGCTGCTACGCTTCCACTGATCATACCGCCGATCTATATGCTAAGCTTAGGCGGTACCCGCAAGTTTATCGCCCGTGAATCTATGGTACTGAAACAAACGCCGGAAGGCGCACTGTCGCTGGACAACAGCATCGCCGTAGCCAACAGCCGCGGCATCGCTGCGAAAATCGCCATGGAATCAATGGACAACAAATCGTACTACAGTCTCCATTCTCCGGAAAAGAAGGCTACCTACCTGATCATCACCGAACAGAAAAACATTACCCTCTATCACGTGGACGCGAAGAAAGTAATACGTACCATCCCCCGCAAGGATGGTAGCATAGAAACACTGATCTTCCCTGCGAAAGAAGGGCATGTGCTGGTAGCGGAATATAACAAGAAAGAGAAGTCAAGAAAGTTCTCGATAGAAGCATTGTAA
- a CDS encoding collagen-like triple helix repeat-containing protein codes for MKRLLHSLPFLLLIATAVLLTASCSKDGDPGPAGQQGQKGDKGDKGDPGPQGEPGTANVIYSDWLDIAYKPDTVHTAGGRVDTIGYFAFAAAAKLTADILNKGEVKVYINFTGAADPTITSLPYTEPGGVFIRYVAYQQTLEFYSNINAGTFTDNTGAKRLQYRYILIPGGTAARKSNTIDWNDYKAVKAYLGLKD; via the coding sequence ATGAAACGTTTATTGCACTCCCTGCCCTTCCTGCTGCTTATTGCAACAGCTGTATTATTGACTGCCTCCTGCAGCAAAGACGGAGATCCCGGTCCTGCCGGCCAGCAAGGACAAAAAGGGGATAAAGGCGACAAAGGCGATCCCGGCCCGCAGGGCGAACCAGGCACCGCCAATGTCATCTATTCCGACTGGCTCGATATAGCCTATAAACCCGATACTGTTCACACCGCCGGCGGCAGGGTAGACACTATCGGTTACTTCGCCTTTGCCGCCGCCGCCAAACTCACTGCCGACATCCTGAACAAAGGCGAGGTGAAGGTGTATATTAACTTCACCGGCGCTGCAGATCCAACCATCACCTCCCTGCCGTATACGGAGCCGGGCGGTGTTTTCATCCGGTATGTCGCCTATCAGCAGACACTTGAGTTCTACTCCAATATTAATGCGGGCACTTTCACCGACAATACCGGGGCAAAAAGACTGCAATACAGGTATATCCTCATTCCCGGCGGCACCGCCGCCCGGAAATCCAATACGATCGACTGGAACGATTATAAAGCCGTGAAAGCCTACCTTGGTCTGAAGGACTAA
- a CDS encoding type 1 glutamine amidotransferase domain-containing protein, with amino-acid sequence MNDQTKKILLVVTNVDRYADGHTPTGLWLSELTHIYHSAGDQGYDITIASPKGGNTPVDPESLKPFVLDSITKAYWEDSAFRDLLQHTESLQEIADQQFDCIYLAGGHGTMYDLPENVLLQKIISGHYERGKMITAICHGVGGLLNVRLSNGEYLLKGKKLTGFDWFEESIARRKKKVPFNLEAALKARGVDYQKAFIPMTSKVVVDGHVITGQNPFSSKAMAKVVIREMAK; translated from the coding sequence ATGAATGACCAAACGAAAAAGATCTTACTAGTAGTAACGAATGTTGACAGGTATGCAGATGGACACACGCCCACCGGGTTATGGCTCAGCGAACTTACGCATATCTATCACAGCGCCGGGGACCAGGGATATGACATCACCATCGCCAGCCCTAAAGGAGGCAATACGCCTGTCGACCCCGAAAGCCTGAAACCATTTGTACTGGACAGCATCACAAAAGCCTATTGGGAAGACAGCGCCTTCAGGGATTTATTACAGCATACCGAAAGCCTGCAGGAGATCGCGGACCAGCAGTTTGATTGTATCTATCTGGCCGGCGGACACGGCACCATGTATGATTTGCCGGAAAATGTGCTGCTGCAGAAAATCATCAGCGGGCATTATGAGCGCGGTAAAATGATCACCGCTATCTGTCATGGCGTAGGCGGTTTGCTGAACGTCCGGTTATCCAATGGCGAATACCTCCTCAAAGGCAAAAAACTCACCGGGTTCGATTGGTTTGAAGAAAGCATCGCCCGGCGGAAAAAGAAAGTACCTTTTAACCTGGAAGCTGCCCTCAAAGCAAGAGGCGTCGATTATCAGAAAGCTTTTATCCCCATGACGTCTAAGGTGGTGGTGGACGGACATGTGATTACCGGGCAAAACCCATTCAGCTCAAAAGCCATGGCGAAGGTAGTGATACGGGAGATGGCAAAATAA
- a CDS encoding outer membrane beta-barrel family protein, with the protein MKKLLAFIFCLTVYSTSHAQHAKISGHVSDTLNHVKLPNTVVALLHAKDSVLYKFARTSETGAFAFDNLQAGKYLLMLTYPAFADYVEPVTLSDTSVVRFDNIMLTLRSRLLQEVVVQQKIAAIKMKGDTTEFNAGSYQTQPNANVEDLLKKLPGIQVDNKGQITAQGIKVKKVLVDGEEFFGDDPTLVTKNLKADMVDKVQLYDKKSEQAAFTGVDDGQASKTLNLKLKEDKKRGYFGKVELGAGTNGFHDNQAMVNLFKKKLKVAAYAIVSNTGKTGLDWQEADKYGQSQADGYVSADSEIDIGEDREFSGWDGRYTGRGYPLVQTGGLHFNNKWNQDKVSAGGNYKFMKLYMDGSSSTITRNLLPNNVTNYRTQKEHFNNSVLRNRIDGRYEIQIDSSSSIRLDVNGGLNHKKTNSSFSSEFLDGDSSLVNQNNRRLSIADDTRQLNSNLLWRKKLKKKGRTISVNLAENYTLSDGDGMLHSFTEYFKKSGGVDSSYLTDQRKTFRTENANASANATYTEPLSPMSSLVANYGLSISNARSYRNSFNAGGDGKYDKMDSAFSNSYEFNIRTHKAGLSYVYNGKKVRIQAGNNVGFTSFLQDDLYQHRKMDRSFVNWFPAASFRYTFSQQRRLSIGYNGDTRQPGMSQLQPLRSNEDDQDVRIGNPGLKPSFSNRFHLSYNDFQIMSERSVWLSMQYSNTNNDIGEASSIDDKGKRTTRFINIDGNETAGVNLNMGWKVKPLNITLGYSLRGNYNRNVNLVNDQPNTTKSLDGGMGIDMFSIKEKKYEHYMSVEATYNTSKSSVQQGLRTNYWMYNVRVAENVYLPLKFQLQTDVVCNFRQKTDVFTDNNNVIQWNASLLKKFGKKDALEVRATVRDILNQNIGFNRGVSSNFITQNTYSTISRYGMLSVVWNFSKAGGGAKE; encoded by the coding sequence ATGAAAAAACTATTGGCATTCATTTTTTGTCTGACCGTTTATAGTACCAGTCATGCCCAGCACGCAAAAATCAGTGGACATGTTTCTGATACGCTGAACCACGTTAAACTTCCCAATACCGTTGTTGCCCTGTTACATGCAAAAGATTCCGTGTTGTATAAGTTTGCCCGTACCAGCGAAACAGGCGCCTTTGCTTTTGATAACCTGCAGGCGGGTAAATACCTGCTGATGCTGACCTACCCGGCATTCGCGGATTACGTTGAGCCGGTGACGTTATCAGATACCAGCGTAGTGCGTTTTGATAATATTATGCTGACCCTGCGGTCCCGCCTGTTGCAGGAAGTGGTGGTCCAGCAGAAGATAGCGGCCATCAAAATGAAGGGCGATACGACGGAGTTCAATGCCGGCAGCTACCAGACACAACCCAACGCTAATGTGGAAGACCTGCTCAAAAAACTGCCGGGCATCCAGGTAGACAACAAAGGACAAATTACTGCGCAAGGAATAAAAGTTAAAAAGGTGCTGGTAGACGGAGAAGAGTTTTTTGGCGATGATCCCACCCTGGTGACCAAAAACCTGAAGGCAGATATGGTGGATAAAGTACAGCTCTATGATAAAAAGAGCGAGCAGGCCGCTTTCACCGGTGTGGACGACGGACAGGCCAGCAAAACGCTTAACCTGAAGCTGAAAGAGGACAAAAAAAGAGGCTATTTCGGAAAGGTGGAACTGGGTGCGGGCACCAACGGGTTTCACGACAACCAGGCGATGGTGAACCTGTTTAAAAAGAAACTGAAAGTGGCAGCCTATGCGATCGTTTCCAATACCGGTAAAACGGGTCTCGACTGGCAGGAGGCGGATAAATATGGTCAAAGCCAGGCCGATGGGTATGTATCTGCTGACAGCGAGATCGACATCGGGGAGGACCGTGAATTTTCCGGCTGGGATGGCCGGTATACCGGCAGAGGGTATCCGCTGGTACAAACCGGCGGGCTTCATTTCAATAATAAGTGGAACCAGGACAAGGTGAGTGCCGGAGGAAATTACAAGTTCATGAAACTATACATGGACGGCAGCAGCAGTACCATTACCCGGAACCTCCTGCCCAACAACGTCACCAATTACCGGACGCAGAAGGAACATTTCAACAACAGTGTACTACGCAACCGCATAGACGGCCGCTATGAGATCCAGATCGATTCTTCCTCCAGCATCCGGCTGGATGTAAATGGAGGGCTGAACCATAAAAAGACCAACAGCAGTTTCTCTTCTGAATTCCTGGACGGCGATAGCTCCCTGGTGAACCAGAACAACCGCCGGCTGTCTATCGCAGACGATACCCGTCAGCTGAACAGCAATTTATTATGGCGTAAGAAACTGAAGAAAAAAGGACGGACCATTTCTGTCAACCTCGCAGAGAACTACACCCTCAGCGATGGTGACGGGATGCTGCATTCTTTCACGGAGTACTTTAAAAAGAGCGGGGGAGTGGATTCCTCTTACCTTACCGATCAGCGCAAGACATTCAGAACTGAGAATGCCAATGCGTCCGCTAACGCCACCTATACAGAGCCGCTATCGCCAATGTCTTCGCTTGTGGCCAATTATGGCCTCTCTATATCCAACGCCAGATCTTACCGTAATTCATTCAATGCCGGCGGCGACGGTAAATATGATAAGATGGACAGCGCATTCAGCAACAGTTATGAGTTTAATATACGCACGCACAAGGCGGGGCTGAGTTATGTATACAATGGTAAAAAGGTCCGTATACAGGCAGGTAACAATGTCGGGTTTACTTCCTTCCTGCAGGACGATTTGTATCAGCACAGAAAAATGGACCGCAGTTTTGTGAACTGGTTCCCGGCAGCTTCTTTCCGGTATACTTTTAGCCAGCAGCGGCGGCTGTCAATCGGCTACAATGGCGATACCCGGCAACCAGGCATGAGCCAATTGCAGCCGTTACGTTCCAATGAAGATGACCAGGATGTGAGGATCGGGAATCCGGGGCTGAAACCTTCTTTCAGTAACCGTTTCCATCTCAGCTATAACGACTTCCAGATCATGTCTGAACGTTCCGTGTGGCTGAGCATGCAATATTCCAATACCAATAATGACATTGGAGAGGCTTCCAGTATAGATGATAAAGGAAAGCGTACCACCCGTTTTATCAACATCGACGGCAATGAAACAGCTGGCGTTAATCTCAATATGGGATGGAAAGTAAAGCCACTGAATATTACGCTGGGATACTCCCTGAGGGGCAACTATAACCGTAATGTCAACCTGGTCAACGATCAGCCGAATACGACCAAAAGTCTGGATGGCGGGATGGGGATCGATATGTTCAGCATTAAAGAAAAAAAGTATGAACATTATATGTCTGTGGAAGCTACCTATAACACCAGTAAGTCTTCCGTTCAGCAGGGGCTCCGCACCAATTACTGGATGTACAATGTGAGGGTAGCCGAGAATGTCTATCTGCCGCTGAAGTTCCAGCTGCAGACAGATGTGGTGTGTAACTTCCGGCAGAAGACAGATGTGTTTACGGACAACAATAATGTGATACAGTGGAATGCTTCACTGCTGAAGAAGTTCGGGAAAAAGGATGCGCTGGAGGTAAGAGCAACGGTAAGAGATATTCTGAACCAGAATATTGGTTTTAACCGGGGCGTGAGCAGCAACTTCATTACCCAGAATACGTATTCCACCATTAGCCGTTATGGTATGCTGAGCGTGGTATGGAATTTCAGCAAAGCCGGTGGCGGCGCAAAAGAATAG
- a CDS encoding GLPGLI family protein gives MRKMFLYIALILLCHGVQAQHTIFLDKGRIEFEKKQNVHAMLDEMWGDSDGQSWKELQKKEQPKFNTSYFDLYFSGNITCYKPGRQLPENNQTRQWPADDNTVYTDLGAGRSVSQKQVFDRLFLQDDSVRNIRWKITDETRKIAGFDCRRANAVIMDSIYVVAFYTDAIVPSGGPESFTGLPGMILGVALPHEHVTWFATKVLVDEVKPESLKPPVKGKKVNTSELRENMSKALGDWGGWGKVYMKNALL, from the coding sequence ATGAGAAAGATGTTTTTATATATCGCGCTGATATTGTTGTGCCATGGGGTGCAGGCGCAGCATACTATTTTTCTTGACAAGGGGCGTATTGAGTTTGAGAAGAAACAGAATGTGCATGCCATGCTGGACGAGATGTGGGGAGACAGCGACGGGCAAAGCTGGAAAGAGCTGCAGAAGAAGGAACAGCCTAAGTTCAATACTTCTTATTTCGATCTTTATTTCAGCGGTAATATCACTTGCTACAAGCCCGGGCGGCAGTTGCCGGAAAATAACCAGACGCGCCAGTGGCCGGCAGACGATAATACTGTCTATACTGATCTTGGCGCCGGGCGCAGTGTGTCTCAGAAGCAGGTGTTTGACCGGCTTTTCCTGCAGGATGATTCCGTCCGCAATATCCGCTGGAAGATCACCGATGAGACCCGGAAGATCGCTGGTTTTGATTGCCGGCGGGCAAATGCGGTCATTATGGATTCCATTTATGTGGTGGCTTTTTATACCGATGCTATTGTTCCCTCCGGCGGTCCGGAATCTTTTACCGGTCTTCCGGGGATGATACTGGGGGTGGCGTTGCCGCATGAGCATGTTACCTGGTTTGCCACCAAAGTGCTGGTGGACGAAGTGAAGCCGGAGAGCCTGAAACCGCCTGTCAAAGGGAAAAAAGTAAATACATCGGAGCTGAGGGAAAACATGTCAAAAGCGCTGGGAGACTGGGGTGGATGGGGGAAGGTATATATGAAAAATGCCTTGTTGTAG
- a CDS encoding NAD-dependent epimerase/dehydratase family protein, with the protein MDTRMWEEQFPVIMRNVINACKKHHTKLVFFDNTYMYPQNAQVLTEQTPFAPVGRKGMERKVMAEMLLSEMNAGQITAVICRAPEFYGPGKTQSITNIFIFDAVRQHKTKSVAPRRCVKNFDLDA; encoded by the coding sequence ATGGATACCCGCATGTGGGAGGAGCAGTTCCCGGTCATCATGCGCAACGTGATCAATGCCTGCAAAAAGCATCATACCAAACTGGTCTTTTTCGACAATACCTACATGTACCCCCAGAACGCACAGGTATTGACAGAGCAAACACCGTTTGCCCCCGTAGGAAGAAAGGGGATGGAGCGGAAAGTCATGGCGGAAATGCTCCTGTCGGAAATGAACGCCGGACAAATAACAGCGGTGATCTGCCGCGCCCCGGAGTTCTATGGTCCCGGGAAAACACAGAGCATCACCAACATATTTATTTTTGATGCGGTCCGGCAACATAAAACTAAAAGTGTTGCTCCGCGACGATGTGTTAAGAATTTTGATCTGGACGCCTGA
- a CDS encoding acyl-CoA thioesterase, with translation MNNIFFEGPVMWSQIDANMHMRHSAYADFAAQARLTLLDKAGMDARQFLELHIGPILFREELIYLREVNANDTLRVTCEMTKCRPDGSRWSIRHEIYRKDGTKSAIVNVDGAWIDTKQRKLVSLPEELMTKFKAIPRSEDFTETTS, from the coding sequence ATGAACAATATATTCTTTGAAGGACCTGTCATGTGGTCCCAGATAGACGCCAATATGCACATGCGGCACTCCGCCTATGCTGATTTCGCTGCCCAGGCCCGACTCACCCTGCTCGACAAAGCAGGGATGGACGCCCGCCAGTTCCTGGAACTGCATATCGGCCCTATCCTCTTCCGCGAGGAACTGATCTATCTGCGGGAAGTGAATGCCAACGATACGCTGCGGGTCACCTGCGAAATGACCAAATGCCGCCCCGACGGCTCCCGCTGGTCCATCCGGCACGAAATATACCGGAAAGACGGCACCAAATCGGCCATCGTCAACGTGGACGGCGCCTGGATTGATACGAAGCAACGGAAGCTGGTCAGCCTCCCGGAAGAACTGATGACGAAATTCAAGGCGATTCCCCGTAGCGAAGATTTCACGGAAACTACCTCATAA
- a CDS encoding M48 family metalloprotease encodes MSTCRSLTLSALMLCCQSIVAQIKPIYNYKDLSHACYEHRKDSLKKTWTCPTVYKDKETQKKYRDIWNERTDFITEAIDNDSYLYEAEMQTYLDGIVRQIAAANPKLIPQPPMLLIDRNTSVNAYATGSNLMAVNIGLLAFSRTREELALVLAHEMAHNALQHPENGMKKRAEWFTSDEYKQSLNAVLDSRYERLTRLKKVFEGYSFDRSKHQRYHEGDADSLAIVLLKNSHIGIDPTMFLRLDSADIQYRQPLKKHLRDYFSAYQLQVEDSWMVKRTRGLSAKAYSFNNTSAGLADSLKTHPDCQERYNKTRHEQTNTPLTPIPATLRDKAMKMMVWNIYCNGNMTAALYRILLEKDRGNNDPWYDFMFSNVMSGLYYADQKLNRFNAIAVKPKEYISGSYYELETMFEQMPREKLEAFHHSLQQAPFWSSMTPSEHGFKSLINTLVSNASDTDKQRAAAKSFIVSYPDSPYCEFVTPFSKK; translated from the coding sequence CCCATGCCTGTTACGAACACCGGAAAGACTCCCTGAAAAAAACATGGACCTGTCCCACTGTCTACAAAGACAAAGAGACCCAGAAAAAATACAGGGATATCTGGAACGAGCGCACCGACTTCATCACGGAAGCCATCGACAACGACAGCTACCTGTATGAAGCAGAGATGCAAACTTATCTTGACGGCATCGTCCGGCAAATCGCGGCCGCCAATCCCAAACTGATCCCCCAGCCACCGATGCTGCTGATAGACCGCAATACCTCGGTCAACGCCTACGCTACCGGCAGCAACCTCATGGCAGTCAATATCGGCCTGCTGGCCTTCTCCCGTACCCGGGAGGAACTGGCCCTGGTACTGGCACACGAAATGGCCCATAATGCCCTTCAGCATCCCGAAAACGGGATGAAGAAACGCGCCGAGTGGTTCACCTCCGACGAGTACAAACAGTCGTTAAATGCGGTATTGGACTCCCGCTACGAACGCCTCACCCGCCTGAAGAAAGTATTCGAAGGCTATTCTTTCGACAGAAGCAAACACCAGCGGTACCATGAAGGGGATGCCGACTCCCTGGCCATCGTCCTCCTGAAAAACAGCCATATCGGGATCGACCCTACGATGTTCCTGCGGCTGGATAGCGCCGATATCCAGTACCGGCAGCCACTCAAAAAACACCTGCGCGACTATTTTTCGGCTTATCAACTGCAGGTGGAAGACAGTTGGATGGTGAAACGTACCCGGGGACTCTCCGCTAAAGCGTACAGCTTCAACAACACCAGCGCAGGCCTCGCCGATTCCCTGAAAACGCACCCCGACTGCCAGGAGCGCTATAACAAAACCCGGCATGAACAGACCAACACCCCGCTGACGCCCATCCCGGCCACCCTGCGGGATAAAGCCATGAAGATGATGGTATGGAACATCTACTGCAACGGCAACATGACCGCCGCCCTGTACCGCATCTTGCTGGAAAAAGACCGGGGCAACAACGACCCGTGGTACGATTTTATGTTCAGCAACGTGATGTCCGGCCTCTACTACGCCGATCAGAAACTGAACCGCTTCAATGCCATCGCGGTAAAACCCAAGGAATACATCTCCGGCAGCTACTACGAGCTGGAAACAATGTTCGAGCAGATGCCCCGGGAGAAACTGGAAGCTTTCCATCATTCCCTGCAACAGGCGCCTTTCTGGAGCAGCATGACACCTTCCGAGCATGGATTCAAATCCCTGATCAACACGCTCGTGTCCAATGCCAGCGACACCGACAAACAAAGGGCAGCGGCCAAATCTTTTATCGTCAGCTACCCCGACAGCCCATACTGCGAATTCGTCACACCCTTTTCAAAAAAATAA
- a CDS encoding AAA family ATPase, protein MNLQNGYVFTGGPGAGKTSVIAALAAKGFSVVPESGRQIIQEQVASGGEALPWANKTLFRDRMLTAALHDFKQQAPGGQPVFFDRGIPDLIGYSRLENLPVPAVLEAYAAAMRYHPRVFIFPPWEEIYRGDTERKQDYATAVATYEAMKGAYTGNGYTLMTVPPASVADRVAFILANL, encoded by the coding sequence ATGAACTTACAGAACGGGTATGTATTTACCGGTGGCCCTGGTGCGGGCAAAACATCGGTGATCGCTGCTTTGGCAGCGAAAGGATTTTCGGTGGTGCCGGAATCCGGAAGACAGATCATACAGGAGCAGGTAGCCAGCGGAGGGGAGGCGCTGCCATGGGCCAACAAGACATTGTTCCGTGACAGGATGCTGACAGCAGCCCTGCACGATTTTAAACAGCAGGCGCCCGGAGGGCAGCCGGTATTTTTTGACCGGGGGATTCCCGATCTGATCGGTTATTCGAGGCTGGAAAACCTGCCGGTACCGGCGGTACTGGAGGCTTATGCCGCCGCTATGCGGTACCATCCGCGTGTTTTTATCTTCCCGCCGTGGGAAGAGATTTACCGCGGCGATACCGAACGTAAACAGGACTATGCCACCGCGGTGGCCACCTATGAGGCCATGAAGGGGGCTTACACCGGCAACGGATATACGCTGATGACGGTGCCGCCTGCCAGTGTCGCTGACAGGGTGGCCTTTATCCTGGCTAATTTATGA